The genomic DNA GTGAGCGGAAAAACCTTTAAAGCTCATAAGAACATCCTGGTTGCAGGCAGCCGTTTCTTTAAGACTTTATATTGCTTTTCAAACAAAGAAAGCCCTAACCAAAATACTACACATTTAGATATTGCTGCAGTTCAAGGTTTTTCAGTCATCTTGGACTTCTTATATTCTGGTAACCTGGTGCTCACAAGCCAAAATGCCATTGAAGTTATGTCAGTGGCCAGCTACCTTCAAATGAGTGAAGTTGTTCAAACTTGCCGACATTTCATTAAAGATGCCTTAAATATAAGCATTAAATCAGAAGCTCCAGAATCTGTTGTTGTGGACTATAATAATAGAAAATCAGTTAATAGAGATGGTCTTTCTTCATCACGGGATCAAAAAATTGCCAGTTTTTGGGCAACACGGAATCTTACCAATTTGGCAAGTAACGTCAGAATTGAAAATGATGGTTGCAGTGTCGACGAGGGCCAAATAGAAAACTGCCAAATGAATGACAGTAGTTGGGTCCAGGATGGTTCTCCTGAATTGGCTGAAAATGAATCTCAAGGTCAAACAAAAGTGTTTATTTGGAATGATATGGGCTCCCAGGGAATTCAAGAGACTGgcaaaacaagaaggaaaaaccAAACTACAAAgagatttatttataatataccACCTAATAATGAAGCAAATTTAGAAGATTGCTCAGTGATGCAGCCTCCTGTTGCCTATCCAGAAGAAGATTTGCCATTTATCAAGGAAGAACCAGATTTGGATGGTGCTCTACTCTCAGGGCCAGATTGTGATAGGAATGTGAATGCAAACTTATTGGCTGAAGCTGGCTCCAGTCAAGATGGAGGTGATGCTGGTACCTCACATGATTTCAAGTATGGTTTGATGCCTGGCCCTTCAAGTGATTTCAAGTATGGCTTGATACCCGGTACTTCAAATGATTTCAAGTATGGATTGATACCCGGTGCTTCAAATGATTTCAAATATGGATTATTGCCTGAATCTTGGCCAAAACAAGAAACTTGGGAAAATGGGGAATCATCTCTAATCATGAACAAGTTAAAATGTCCTCATTGTAGCTATGTAGCCAAATACAGACGAACACTAAAAAGGCACTTGCTCATTCATACGGGAGTGAGATCATTTAGCTGTGATATTTGCGGAAAGCTGTTTACTCGAAGAGAACATGTAAAAAGACATTCCCTGGTgcataaaaaggataaaaaatacaaatgtatggtgtgtaagaAGATCTTCATGTTAGCAGCCAGTGTTGGAATAAGACATGGATCTCGACGCTATGGTGTTTGTGTAGAATGTGCAGATAAATCACAGCCAGGAGGGCAAGAAGGTGTAGATCAGGGACAGGATACAGATTTCCCTCGGGAAGAAGAATATGAGGAGAACGAAGTAGGAGAAGCTGATGAAGAGCT from Choloepus didactylus isolate mChoDid1 chromosome 12, mChoDid1.pri, whole genome shotgun sequence includes the following:
- the LOC119506880 gene encoding zinc finger and BTB domain-containing protein 10, encoding MELHCSFQNSWLKDFPWLRYSKDTGLMSCGWCQKTPEDGGSGDSPQVGHDELSRGTRNYKKTLLLRHHVSTEHKLNEANAQESEIPSEEGYCDFNSRPNENSYCYQLLRQLNEQRKKGILCDVSLVVSGKTFKAHKNILVAGSRFFKTLYCFSNKESPNQNTTHLDIAAVQGFSVILDFLYSGNLVLTSQNAIEVMSVASYLQMSEVVQTCRHFIKDALNISIKSEAPESVVVDYNNRKSVNRDGLSSSRDQKIASFWATRNLTNLASNVRIENDGCSVDEGQIENCQMNDSSWVQDGSPELAENESQGQTKVFIWNDMGSQGIQETGKTRRKNQTTKRFIYNIPPNNEANLEDCSVMQPPVAYPEEDLPFIKEEPDLDGALLSGPDCDRNVNANLLAEAGSSQDGGDAGTSHDFKYGLMPGPSSDFKYGLIPGTSNDFKYGLIPGASNDFKYGLLPESWPKQETWENGESSLIMNKLKCPHCSYVAKYRRTLKRHLLIHTGVRSFSCDICGKLFTRREHVKRHSLVHKKDKKYKCMVCKKIFMLAASVGIRHGSRRYGVCVECADKSQPGGQEGVDQGQDTDFPREEEYEENEVGEADEELVDDGEDQNDPSRWDESGDVCMSLDD